TCCTGAGGGAGCGGTTCCGAAGGACGGTCCTTCAGCCGGTATTACCTTGACCACAGCGATCACCTCCGCCCTCCTCAAGATTCCTGTCAAAAAAGATGTCTCGATGACGGGAGAGATCACACTTCGAGGTAACGTCTTGCCGATCGGGGGACTCAAAGAAAAAACCCTCGCTGCCCATCGTGCCGGAATTAAAACTGTCATCATTCCAAAAGAGAATGAAAAAGATCTAGAGGAGATCCCGAAAAAAATTCTCAATGAACTTCAGATTATCATGGTCGAACATATGGACGAGGTTCTGAAGAACGCCCTTGTCCTTAAAGATCCCAATAAATTGTTTAAAAAAGTCGAAAGCCCCCTTCTCCCTCCTCCCACTGAAGAGACTGCATATCCTAGGGAGCGCGCTCGCGTTGAACCTCCCGTCACGCATTAAAAGTAAATAGAGGATTTGAATGGATCCCGCGGGGACGACGGGGCTCGAACCCGCAACCTCCGCCGTGACAGGGCGGCGATCTAACCAATTGATCTACGTCCCCACGCGACCCACACTTTGAATGGGCGCGGTAGGTATCGAACCCACGACCCCCTCGGTGTAAACGAGGTGCTCTACCACTGAGCTACGCGCCCGACAAGGAGATCACTTATCTAATACTCAAGGTACAAATTCAAACAATAATTTACTTGCCCTGTCTTTTCCACGCAACGAATAACCTTAAAGATGCGATGAATAGCCCTACTTAACTTATTAACTTAGGAGGATTTATGGCAGCAACAGGACCGAGAAGACGTACCGCAACATTCACAGGACTCCCCGCTGTGGGCAACCTTCCTCTTATGCAGGCAAGGCTTGGTGAAACCATTACGATACTCGGGGCATCCCCGCAGGGACCCTTTCGAAGGAGGCCTATTGATTTTGTCCCTGATGGTTCGCCAGGACATTATCGTCCTGATTTACGACCTCATCCTATATCAATATTTGAACAAAGGGTCTGGAGGGTAATGCGAAGTAGGACCCCAGAACCAGCACTAAGGATGCAGGGTGAAATTGCCACCTGGCTGAGAAATGTAACCCTCCTGAGAACCCACCTGATGTCCAAACTTCGTGATTGGAGAGGACTGGAAGGAGAAGCAGCAGCTCAGCTTGAAGCGTCGATTGCTCAGATTGGTTTCGATATTGATAGCGCCACGACAGCCAACAGAACCTGGGGAACCCTTTTACGAAAGGTAAAACCTGATTCTTCTCCTCGAATTGTTATCGCGGAATCTGTTCCAAGGGCTGTCATTGAATCGGTAGGAAAAGTGGCCAAAAATGCCGCCGTACTTCGAATGGGTGGAGAATTTGCTGAATTCTTTTCCGGACCTGTGGGGCTTGCAGAGAGACCCGCCCATATGGTTCGTCTTTTTGGAGGTTTCTGCACAATGGCAAAGGCAGCCGGCTTACTTTCGATTGCAGGAATTGTCGTTCTGGGTGCAATAACAGCGTTTAATTCTTAAACTATCAATTGTTTTAGAATCCACCTGGGAAAAGAAGGCCCTCCATACACAAAGCCGGTATACGTCTGGAGAAGATCGGCGCCCGCCTCCCGTTTCTTTTTTGCCCCATTCCCATCCATAACCCCACCGACACCGATCAAAACCAATTTGTCACCAAAATGTTTCTTTAGAACCTCAAGCATCTCCGTGCTCCGTTTAAAGAGGGGTTGGCCGGAGATCCCCCCATCCCCGTTGACCTTTCCTTTCAAGCCTTCACGCGAAATTGTCGTATTGGTCACAATCAATCCCACCAATCCCCTCTCAAGGGAAACCTTTCCGCATTGAATCGCACCCTCATCGGAGAGGTCTGGTGAAAGCTTGAGCAAAAGGGGACGTGGGATTTTTCGTTTCTGATTGGCGGAGCTCAAGGTATCGAGAAGATTCGAAAGCCGGCCCTCCTCCTGGAGGTCTCTAAGACCGGGCGTATTCGGGCTCGAGACGTTGATCACCAGATAATCGGCAACATCGGCCACAGCAGAAAAAGATTCGAGATAATCTTGGGACGCCTGTTCCAAGGGAACAACTTTCGACTTGCCGATATTTACCCCGACCGGGACCTTCACCCTCCCCTTCTTCCGAACCTTTTCAATCCTCTCCGCGACACAACGCGCCCCTTCATTATTGAAACCGAGACGATTCAGGAGCGCCTGATCCTCTGGGAGTCGGAAAAGACGCGGTTTTGGATTTCCTGTTTGAGGTTTTGCGGTCACCGTTCCAACCTCAACAAAACCAAACCCCAGTGCCTGCCAGGCTGGTAGCGCAACTCCATTTTTGTCAAAGCCAGCCGCAAGCCCTAACGGATTTGGGAACTCAACTCCAAAGAGTTGCCGGCGTAACGTCGGATTCCTTGCAATATCTGTTTTAGGAAGATCAATTCGGCAAAAGCAAGACCAGGAAGCGAGCGCTTTTAAGACAAGATCATGTGCCTTTTCGGCATCCAGCGTAAAAAAGGCTTTTCGTAAAAATTTCCAGATCACTGAAGTCCTGGCAAGACGACTTCCCCACGAACCAGATTCACACCTTTTTTCAAGGCAGGATCTTCCCGGGTCGCCCGTTCAAAACCGAGGTCGGCAATCTTCTTCACATAGGGAAATGTGGCGCGGGAGAGCGCCTCCGAGGCGCTTCGTGGAACCAAAGAAGGCATATTGGCGACCGCGTTATGGATAATCCCATGACGGAGGTAGATCGGCTTATCATGGGTTGTGACATGAATCCCCTCCACACACCCACCTTGGTCAATCGCGACATCCACAATCACAGATCCTGCCACCATCCTCTGGATCATCTCCTTCGTTACAACCCTCGGGGCACGACGCCCCGCAATCAAGACAGCCCCAATAACGAGATCGGTCCGGGGCATCACCTCCATAATCGCCGGCAAAGAGGAAACAACCGTCTCCAATCGATCCGAAATTTTTTGACGGATCATTTCTAATTTAACCTTATCCAGATCGAAAACGGTCACGTTCGCCCCCAGACCATGGGCGGTTATGGCAGCATGAGTCCCGACATTTCCGGCCCCAATGACCGTCACATGCCCCCGGTCTTTTCCCAAGACCCCTGAGAGAAGCTTTCCCTTGCCACCAAAATCTTTTCGGAGATAGTTCGCCCCCATCAGAGAAGCGAGCTTTCCGGCGATCTCGCTCATCGGCGCCAGAAGCGGCAACCGACCATCTTCTGTCTGAACCGTTTCATAGCCGATTCCGATGATTTTACGTCGCAGGAGTATCTTGATCAAAGAAGGATAACCGGCGAGATGCAGATACGTAAAAAGGATCTGCCCCTCACGAAAGAGATTGAATTCTGAGGACTGAGGTTCCTTCACCTTCACAACCATCTCACTGGTCCGGAAGAGCTCGTCGCGAGCCATGATCTTTGCCCCCGCATCACGATATTCAGCATCACCCCATCCCGCCCCAAGACCAGCATGCCTCTCGACCAAAACGGTATGCCCTGCACGAATGATGTCCCGAACCCCGATCGGGGTCATTGAGACGCGGTATTCGTACTCTTTAACTTCCTTTGGAATTCCTAAAATCATATCACCCCCATCCCCTCTTATCTTAAGAGGGGGGCAAGATCTATTGTTGCATGAGCAAAACCACTTTCGCGACAAAGTTGATCTACCTTCTCACGCACCTCAGAAACCAACAATCTAGCGAGCTCATCCTGTCCCAATTCAATCCTCACAATCGGTTCATGAAACCTCGCCCGAAAAACCTTAAAGCCGAGCTCAGACAAGCCTGATTCAATGTTATCAATTCTCCTGAGCCGCTCCGGTGTCACCTCAGTCCCAACCGGAAAACGGGAGGAGAGGCAAGCGAGCGCCGGTTTCTCAGCAGTCGACAAACCAAGCTCACGTGACAACGCCCGAATCTCCACTTTCGTAAGACCCGCCTCAACGAGTGGTGATCGAATCTGGTAATCTTGAGCCGCCTTGAGACCCGGTCGGATATCCGAGAGATCATCGACATTCGTCCCATTCACAATCACCTGGATCCCCAGCTCCTTCGCCTTCGGGATCAGATATTGATAAAGCTCCGACTTACAGAAATAGCATCGATCCCCCCGATTGGCGCGATAGTCCGGATTTTCAAGCTCCTTGGTCTCGACCGTTAAATGTTTGATCCCGATCCCTTTGGCAACATGATGGAGATCAGCCACTTCATAACTGGGAAAAGAGGGAGAAAGGGCCGTCACCGCCACGGCACGATCTCCAAGGAGATCAAAAGCAACTTTCGCCACAAAGGCTGAATCGACTCCACCTGAATAGGCGACAAGGACCGACCCCATTCCATTCAAAATTTCCTGAAGTTTTTCCAGTTTTTGCATGGACGTTTGAAAATTAGGACACGAACACCGGCCGGTCAAGGAGAGAAAGATATTGACTCGATGAGGCGTGGGGCGTAGTTCTCGGCGTCATGTTACGAGAAGTGATCGAGGATGCCCTTCAGCGGGGAGAGAGACTCAAAAAAGACATCGTGGGGCAGGTCCTCAGTTCCGCGGCCTTGAGTGAACTCATTAATAACAAAAAATTTACCGATACCGTTGCCAAGATTATTGAGACAAAAGATGAAATTGCGAAAACTCTTCGACGGCGGGTTGAAGATGTCCTCAAAATGATGCGCATCCCCTCCTGTCAGGACATCACCTCCTATCACAGGCGCGTTGAAAAACTGGAGAACCAGATCGAGCAGATTGGCCATCATCTCAAGAAAATTTCTCGCAAGACTCCCGCAAAGAAAAAATCCAAGAGAAAATAAAATGATTTTAATGGATGGGGCAATGGGAACTATGCTCCTGATGCATGGAATCCCTGGAAATTCCTGTCTCGAAGAATTGAACGAAAAACGTCCCGGTTTAATCCGTGAAATCCACCGCAGCTACGCCGAGGCGGGAGCCAAGGTCATCATCACAAACAGTTTCGGAGCCAACAGACTTCGTCTGAACTCCTCAAAAAAAGTGGAGCGATTGAATCGAAAGGCGGTAAAAATCGCCCGTCAGGCAGCGCGAAAGGTGAAGGTCTTCGCCTCAATAGGTCCTCTCGGAAGAGAGGCGCGAAAGTTAAAGCAGACTGCAATGATCAAGGCTTTTAGCGAGCAGGTGAAGGCACTCGAAAAGGAGAAGCCTGATGGTTATCTGATCGAAACGATGACCTCTCTCACAGAGGCCGAGGCGGCAATCTTGGCGGTCCGTGAGGTTTCGGATCGGTATCTGATCGTTTCAATGACATTCCCAAGGGGTCTCCCCAAAAAGAACCAAAGGATGATGGATCTCATGAGCATGACACTGCGTGAGGCGGGGGCTGATTGTATTGGCGCCAACTGTGGCCTTCATCCGGAGGAGGTCTTCAACTTCCTCAATATTTTTCGAATGCATGATCCAGGTCCCTGGTTTGCGAAACCAGCCAGCGGCCTGCCAACGCGACCGATTTTCCCGGAGGAGTTTGCGAAATGGGGACTTCGGATAGCCAATCTTGGCGTTACCTATATCGGTGGGTGTTGTGGGACAACACCGGTGCACATTCGGTTGTTGGGAGAGAAGTTAAAGAAAATTTGAAGGGGAGATACCCAATATCTCATGAACCCGAATCGCTTCCTCTTTGCCTTTCACCCGAATCTCCCCTTTGAAACGAGACTCAACCGCCTCGGAAGCAGCCTTATACGTTGATTCACTCATCAGAAGCGTTGTCCCGAGATCCTTGTTGGCCCCTTGGAGCCGCGCCGCGAGATTCACCGCATCTCCCATAACCGTATAGTTGAGTCGTTCCCTTGTCCCGACATTCCCGAGCACAACAGGCCCTGTATGAAGCCCGATCCCGATCCTGAATTCAGCGATCCCATACTTTTGATGAAAAAGAGATTCGATCTCTTGAGTTGCCTTTTGCACCCTCAGGGCAGCGCGACAGGCCCTCAAAGGATGATCCGGCGTGACCGCAGGGGCCCCGAAGATCGCCATGATCCCGTCTCCCAAAAATTTGTCGATATATCCCCCTTCTTCAATAATTATTTTGGAAATCGGATCGAAAAATTCATTCATGAGTTGAACCAGTTTTTCAGGATCCATCTTTTCGGAGTGGGAGGTAAAATTCCTCACGTCAGAAAAGAAGATGGTGCACTCAACTCTCTGCCCTCCGAGCTTCAGCTTCTGAGGTTCACGAATCAACTCCTCCACGATATCGGGATGCAAGTAAGAATGGAATATTTTCCGAATCTCCCGCTTCTGTCTCTCCTCGACAATCCCCCGATGAATCGTCATCGATAGAGCCACAACCGACCATTGTAAAATCGGAGTCGAGAGTGAAAAAATTGTCCCTTGCTGAAAGAGCCATTGGACAAAAAAAGCATAGACAACCAAAATGACACCGAACAGAAGAACCCCTGTCAGAATCTTAAGACGAGGCATCCAAAAAACGAGGAGAAAAGTCACGAGGGCCATGACTCCCAAGGCACCGAGGCGCGTCCCATCGTTTTGAATCAGGAAATCTCCCTGATAGAGATTATCCAGGAAATTCGCCTGGACAAAGACACCGGGCAACGCCGAGGAAACAGGTGTGACCCTCAGATCATAGATCCCGATCGCCGTCGCACCGACAAGAACCGTTTTGCCACTCAATGTTTCCTTCGACACACCTCCTTGCAGCAGGTCAGTAGCCGAATAAACGGGAAAGAGCTCCTCGCCTCCCCGATAATTGATCAGAATCTCCCCATGGCGATTTGTCGGAATCAATCGGGAACCGACGCTCATGCCAACCAGAGCCCCTGAGCCATCCTTGACCGGCACGGGATCATACCCTTTTGAATAATAGGAAAAGGTCTCGAGCCCTAACGAAGGAAAAAACTTGTCTCGATAGGTCACCATCAGGGGAAACCGGCGCAGTGTCCCATCCGGATCTGGGAAAATATTGAAAAAACCCTGCCGGTTTGTCACCTGAGCGATGGTGCCTGTGTTCGCGACCACCCCCACCATTTTCCTCAAGTCATCCTGAAGACCCGAAATCTCCGGGAAGGCGGTCGGAAGGATTTCACGGAAGGCCTCATCCATTTTATGAGAGGAAATCTCCGCCGCCTTTAATTCCTTTTCACTCTGGTAAAAATAGTAACCGAGGATCAGATGACTTCGGCTCGCAAGCGCCTCGGCCAAAAGCCGATCGTCCTCTGAGGCCTCGGCAAACATAATATCCATTTCGATCAACCGGGGATCACCCTGATTGATTTTCTGGATCAGCGAGGCGATTTTGGAACGCGGCCAAGGCCAGCGCCCCTCCTGACTCAGGCTCTTTTCATCAATAGCAACAACGATAATTTCCCCCGTCGTTTTTTTGGCCCCTCTCCACTGGAAGAGCCAATCAAGTGATTTCATCTCAGACGATGAAACGGGGGGAAGATCCAAAAGATTTAAAAGAGAAAAAATGAGAAGGGAGGCTAATGCTAAAAGATAACGTTTCACAACGATGAGGTACTAAAATAGGCGTCATACTCCGCCGCCCCGATCGCCTCTTCCTCGAGGGCAATGTCACTGGCGGTGAATGAGGAGAAGCTCGGCGCCTGGAGAGGATCGAGACTCGATTTTTCACCAACCAAAAGGTTGAACCCCCCCTCGCCGTTTGAATCAACCAGCACAGAAAAGGCGGCAGTGGTCAAGGTGACAACCAGCCGTGTCGGATTCTCAAGAGAGGCGGTCAGTTTCGCGCTCTCCGGGACATCCACCTTAGCATCGTTCGAGTCGTAAAGAGATGCCGTGTAGCCCGAAGAGGTCTTCTCGGCGAGGATATAGCGATCAGAGCCACTCTTGAAACTCGTCGCGATAGAACCTCGCAGGAGATGGATAATCGTCTCGGAACGCCCCGTAGAAGAGTCATTGTCTTTGTCAAACTCAATAAAAACGGCCAGATGGGAGGATTCAACAGACTGGGCAAAATCGATCTTCATCGAAACAATGTCATCGGTCAGTTCCGATGTCCCCTGCGTATCAACCCCAAAACTGACCAAGGAAATATCCGGGCCACTCCGCTCCGCCGTAAAATCGGAGATGAAGTTCACAAACTGGAGATTGATCGGAATCGTCGCCCCCTCTGCCGTAACATCGGCAACTGTCTTTCCCTTATAGCCGGTGCGAAGACTTCCTGTTCTGGAAACGGTAAGCTTGAATTCGCGATCCTCTCCAATCGGAACATCAACATTGAACTCGATCCCTTCCGTAAAAGGCTTCGAAACGCTTTGGGTAATGGTCGGGAAACCTTCTCCATTGATCTCGAGAACAACCTTTTCCAGATTCTCAGGGAGGGAGGTCTCTGATTTTATCGGTAATGTTATCGTGATCGGTGCAGAGACCGATGTCTCCTCCGTCACCTGTCCGCATCCAGCCTGCATTCCAAAAAAAATCAGAAAAAGCATGGTACTGATGAGCTTTTGCAGAGGATTCATATCATCTCCCTGGGAACTTGAGCGGCACCTTCATCTTCCCCTCCGTCGCAGCCGGTTTTACCGACTCCGGCGTTGAGGTCTCCCCTCCTGGAATCAGTGACGGCACAACAGGCGCCGGTGGGGGCTGATCAACAACCCTCGCAACTTCTTTTTCCGGTTCGAGGACCTCGGGGCCCCCGACCCCTCCCGGCTGATCCAGGACCTCCCGTAAATCAGAGGCCTCTGAAACCGACTGAAACTCTCTCCCCAACCCAGACGGAATCGGCGCCGCAGGAGTGGGAGGGGCGTTCTTGATTTCTGTATACTGGCCTGAATGGAGCATCACCTTGGCTTCAGGCTCTTCGCGAAAATAGGTCTCCAGAAGACCATCGAAACAAAAAAACTGGCTGGAACGGTTTAAGAGACGAATCCCAAGATCGGTCCCTCTGACCGTCGCCACCGCTGTGGGGGTCTGGAAACGGACATCGTTGACCCGAAAGGAGGTTGCCTCATCGACCAGCACGCGAACTGACCCCTTCAAGATATCAAAAAGGGAACGACGTCCCCCCTGCTGAGGCCGAAACAGATGTTCGGTTACGAGGACCTTCGAATTAGGACCAAGACTTAGCAGGGTTTTATCCGTAAAGAGGACCCTGAGCTCTCCCGCGCCGGTCTGCAAGGTATCCATCTGATAGATCTTGTCTCCGAAGGCGGCGATCCTCTGCCCTGATTCTGAAATAGAAAACAAGGAGACCTCACCCCGAACAAAGACTACTTCACCAACCGAATCGGCCGCTACCAGAGGTAATGAAACAAACCCCAGGATAAAAACAAACACGAGTCTAGAAACTAAATGCAAAAGAACCCCCCACCATCTGTCGACTGTAAGCAAAAAATGACTGGTTCGAACTGTTTCGATAAAAATCATAGGAGCCAACGAAGTCAACCGATCGAACAATCTTTCGAGTCAACTTGATCCCGTAGACTTGCGAAAAGTCATCGCGTCTTGTTCCAAGGATAGAGTCAATATTATGAAACTTCTTGTCAAAGAAGACCTCCCCATAAAAATAAAAGGTCATCTCCAGAAAAAGAGGGCTCTTCATTGAAAAACCGACCCCATGGGCCCTGTAATCCCAATCGGCCCCGTCGGCCCAATTCTCCTCAAAAATATAGGAGAGTTTCAAAAAATGTTTTTGGTCATCCCCCAAAAGATACTCAGCCACCTCAACCTCAAGATTTTTCGCATCGCGATTCTGTGCCACATTGGTCACCGCCTGGAAAAACGAATCAAGCCTCCCCCGCAGTGTGAGCCTGGAGAGGAATCGATTTTCGAAGAGATACTGGACAGAAGGTTTTAACAAGGGACGACTCAGATATTTTTCACCGCCCAGAAAAGAGAACTGATAGGCAACCGGAATCTCAGCTCCAAACCTTCCCTCACGAAAAGAAGGCTCCAATTCAACATCGGCGACACCATAATCGAATTCGCTGAGCTCGAGATGAAAGGAATGTGTGTAAGAGGTCTTCGCGCTTAATCGATATTTCTCCCCGGAGAGAAAACGATACCCCCCTCCTCCCTCGGCAGAAAATTGAAGATCACTTTGATCCGAAGGGAGTGTCGCGAGCGTCACCCCTTCCGGATTTAGAGAAACATTGCTGTCTGAGAGGGAACCGAAATTCCCAAAAAGAAACCAGCGCCTCTCCTGACTGACTTCCGAAATAAAACCGGTCTCCTGAAGCCGTCTCAAATAACTCACCGACAGATCATACATCGGACCCGCGGAGGCCAATTCGGTTACCTTTTTAAAGTCCTCGATAGCCTCATCTTTCTTTTCCAGTCGATAATGGGAAAGCCCACGATAGAAAAAAGACTCCGGCTCCCGTGGATTTTTTTGAATCGCATCGTTCAAAAGCGCGACCGCTTCATCGTATTTCGCCAAGTGATAGCGTGTCACACCCAAAAAATAGGTCGCCGAGACATTTCCTCGGTCTTTTTCGAGGGCGGTCGAAAAATGCCTCTCTGCCTCCTCATAATCCCTCCCCTTAAAGGCAAGCAGACCTTGGGAAAAATCGACCTCGGCCTTCCGCGCTGGAGAGGCCGCCTCGACAATTAAAGGCAAGAAAAAAAGAAGGGCCAAGAGACGCCACTTCATAAAAGTAGGGGCATCATATCGCTTCACGACAAGTTGACAAATGATTTTTAAACGAGTTCTTTGACTTTTCGCACAATATGCGCGGCGGAGATGCCATGGGCATCCATGAGCTCGGCTGGTTTCCCAGAGCGGGAGAGTTGGCAGATCGCCATTTTAATAACCGGAACCAAGGGCCTTTCAGCGAAAACATTCAAGACGGCATCGCCCAATCCGCCTTCAAACCAGTGATCCTCGACAACAACAATCGCCTTGGTCTCTTTGGCCGCCTTTTTCAGAGTGGCCTCATCGATCGGTTTCACAGAATAACAATCGATCACACGGATCGAGATCCCTTCTTTCGCCAAGAGATCAGACGCCTTAAGCGCCTCGTTCAGTGTGACACCGGCGCCAACGACCGTGACTTTATCAGCTGGGGAGGATTTTAAAACTTTCGAACCACCGATCGGAAATTTTTCGTTCAGATCGTACAAGATCGGGGTCGCCGGACGATTCGTCCGCATGTAGACGATCCCCGGCCTCTTGATCATCTCTTCCACGAGATACTCCGTAGCGACCGCATCGGAGGGATAGAGAACAGCGCTCCCAGACACGGCACGAAACATTGAGAGATCCTCAAGCCCCATCTGCGAAGGGCCATCTTCTCCGATCGAAACACCGGCATGCGAACCGACGCAACGAAGATTCGCCTGACTGACCGCCGCCATCCGAATCTGGTCATAGGCGCGTGTCAGAAAACAGGCAAATGAGGAGGCGAAGGCGGCCTTGCCACGCTTTGAGAGTCCAATCGCCACACCGATCATATTTTGTTCCGCAATAAACATCTCAAAAAAATGTTTTGGATCCTTTTTCTTCACAAGCTCGGAGAAGGTCGAGTTTTTGCAATCGGCATCGACCGCCACGACCTCTGGATATTCGTCAATCAGCCGCGCCAATGCCTGGCCGTACGCCTGACGTGTCGCCACCAACGCACCTTTTGCATACTGCGGCCTCGCCGCTTTTTTAGAATCAACGCGAACTGGTGACTTCTGTTCCGGCTTCTGAACTTGCCCGACCAGAGAAAAATCAACGGTGCCAAGCTCCTTCAGCGCCTTCTCTAAATCCGGTTTGGAGAGCGCCTTCCCATGCCAACCATGACCATCCTCAACAAAAGAGACCCCCTTCCCCTTCAGGGTCCGGGCAACGATCGCCTTCGGTTGGCCGTTATGAGAGTCCAGAAGCTTTTCATAGGCCTTCAGAATTTCAGGAATCGAATGACCATCAACGACGACAACCTCCCAGTCAAACGCGCGAAGCCTTTTGGCATACGCCTCAACATCATGTTCATACATTGTCTCTTGACTCTGACCGAGCCGATTCACATCAACGACGCCAATCAGGTTATCAAGCTTGTAGTAGGCAGCCAACTGAACCGCCTCCCAGACCGACCCCTCCGCCATCTCTCCATCTCCCATCAAGACAAAAGTCCGGTAAGGGAGTTGGTCGAGATATTTGGCATTCATTGCCATGCCAACGCCGATCGAGAGCCCCTGTCCTAGGCTCCCGGTCGCTACCTCGACTTGTGGAAAGCGCGGTGTCGGGTGCCCTTCCAAGAGGCTATCAAAACATCTGAGTTTGAGGATCTCCTCCCGTTTTAGAACCCCCGCGGCACCATAAAGGGCATAGAGCAGGGGGGCCGCATGCCCTTTTGAAAAAAGGACGCGATCATTATTCGGATATTGAGGCTTCTCGAGATCGTAACGAAGGTACTGGAAAAAAAGGACGGCCATCAGATCGGTCGCTGAAAGAGAGGTTGTCGGATGTCCGGACCCTGCCTCGGTCGTCGAGGTCAGGATCCAGTAGCGAACCTGACGGGCGAGTTCAGCAAGTTGGGTCTCGGAATACATAGAAGGCCTCTTCCTACTTTTCCGTCCGCGAAAAGGCAAGGGAATGATTAGGGCTAATAAAAAACTACTCTTCCTGAATAAGAGATGGCATAATACATACTATGACAATCTCGATAGAAACCTTGATCCAGCAAGCCCGGCTTGGGTCATCCGATGCCCAGGTTGTGCGTCAGTCTTTTGCTGTTATTGAAAAACCTGACTGCCTTCCTGACAAGAGAGTTTCTGCCTGTGCAACCACCGGAGAACATCATGCCGCCTGGAGGAGATTGACGGAAACGTCCCCTGTTATCGGGCTCAAACTCCTTTCAGACAGCTCCTTCTATGACAAATCTGATCTGCCCTGTGGTAGTGCTAACGACACGTTCCCCACGGGTGTGCCGGGACTCACCAAAGAGCTTTGGAACCGATCGCTGGCCTATCGCTGGGTTATTGGCAAATTGAGTGGGGCGACGAGAATACAATTTCTTGAAACAACTTTATCTCAGTCAGGAGCGGATGGCCTTATCTTTGTCCGGATTGCCAGAGAAAACATGGAAGGTATCACCGAGTCTGAAAGGAGCTTTTTAGATACCCGGGAAGGGGAATTCGCAAGATTAGACAGATCAGGTATTCAACGAACGCTTGCCGCTAAGATTTCAGAACATCTTTACTATGGCGTAGAACTCAGAAGAGAGACACTCAGTTCACCCACGAGATAATCTTTGGCTATTTTCCCAACCTTTTTTTTTGAATTCTTGGAACAGGTTGTCTTGTAAAAACAATCGTGGTTTCCTCCACCTTTTTCCGGGTTCCGGGATTAGTATAGGTTGAGGGGGCATAAAGCATAATCGACCATACTCCATAACTTCCCACCATCACCGGTTTTGATTTTTGAAGAATCTTTTCTCGATTGAGAGGGGTCAGGGCGACATTGTGGGATTGAAAAAAGGCCTTGGTTTTTTCAAAGGATCTCTTTGTCGTATAAATCTTGCGAATGGAAACCATGGGGCCGCCCTGCAAAGATGCATACATTCTATTAATCATATCGGTAGCCTTTTCAGACAAATCCTGGCGGTAAACGGCATCAGCGGGAAGGAGTGACTGTATTT
This genomic stretch from Deltaproteobacteria bacterium harbors:
- a CDS encoding tetratricopeptide repeat protein, whose product is MKWRLLALLFFLPLIVEAASPARKAEVDFSQGLLAFKGRDYEEAERHFSTALEKDRGNVSATYFLGVTRYHLAKYDEAVALLNDAIQKNPREPESFFYRGLSHYRLEKKDEAIEDFKKVTELASAGPMYDLSVSYLRRLQETGFISEVSQERRWFLFGNFGSLSDSNVSLNPEGVTLATLPSDQSDLQFSAEGGGGYRFLSGEKYRLSAKTSYTHSFHLELSEFDYGVADVELEPSFREGRFGAEIPVAYQFSFLGGEKYLSRPLLKPSVQYLFENRFLSRLTLRGRLDSFFQAVTNVAQNRDAKNLEVEVAEYLLGDDQKHFLKLSYIFEENWADGADWDYRAHGVGFSMKSPLFLEMTFYFYGEVFFDKKFHNIDSILGTRRDDFSQVYGIKLTRKIVRSVDFVGSYDFYRNSSNQSFFAYSRQMVGGSFAFSF
- a CDS encoding FecR domain-containing protein; protein product: MHLVSRLVFVFILGFVSLPLVAADSVGEVVFVRGEVSLFSISESGQRIAAFGDKIYQMDTLQTGAGELRVLFTDKTLLSLGPNSKVLVTEHLFRPQQGGRRSLFDILKGSVRVLVDEATSFRVNDVRFQTPTAVATVRGTDLGIRLLNRSSQFFCFDGLLETYFREEPEAKVMLHSGQYTEIKNAPPTPAAPIPSGLGREFQSVSEASDLREVLDQPGGVGGPEVLEPEKEVARVVDQPPPAPVVPSLIPGGETSTPESVKPAATEGKMKVPLKFPGR
- a CDS encoding transketolase; its protein translation is MYSETQLAELARQVRYWILTSTTEAGSGHPTTSLSATDLMAVLFFQYLRYDLEKPQYPNNDRVLFSKGHAAPLLYALYGAAGVLKREEILKLRCFDSLLEGHPTPRFPQVEVATGSLGQGLSIGVGMAMNAKYLDQLPYRTFVLMGDGEMAEGSVWEAVQLAAYYKLDNLIGVVDVNRLGQSQETMYEHDVEAYAKRLRAFDWEVVVVDGHSIPEILKAYEKLLDSHNGQPKAIVARTLKGKGVSFVEDGHGWHGKALSKPDLEKALKELGTVDFSLVGQVQKPEQKSPVRVDSKKAARPQYAKGALVATRQAYGQALARLIDEYPEVVAVDADCKNSTFSELVKKKDPKHFFEMFIAEQNMIGVAIGLSKRGKAAFASSFACFLTRAYDQIRMAAVSQANLRCVGSHAGVSIGEDGPSQMGLEDLSMFRAVSGSAVLYPSDAVATEYLVEEMIKRPGIVYMRTNRPATPILYDLNEKFPIGGSKVLKSSPADKVTVVGAGVTLNEALKASDLLAKEGISIRVIDCYSVKPIDEATLKKAAKETKAIVVVEDHWFEGGLGDAVLNVFAERPLVPVIKMAICQLSRSGKPAELMDAHGISAAHIVRKVKELV